The DNA region cgttctcttccccaaccgatgtgagatctcacaatccaccccctttaggatCCAGCATTCTTGCTAACACACCGCCTcatatccacccccttcaaaactgaaagggggtggattgaggagtcccacatcgattagagaagggaacgagtgctagtgaggactctagaccccgaagggggtgagGAAGCtaagccctaaagggggtggacatgaggcagtggattgtaagatctcacatcggttggggaggaaaacatagcatcctttataagggtgtgaaaacctctccttcgcatacgcattttaagaACTctgagggaaaacccgaaagagaaaagcctaaagaagaccGTATGTACCAACAGTGGCCTTTTAAGTACCTTCAAATCTCGACCTATACAAACTTTATTCTCTGCAAACATTAAAACTAATACCTTTTTTCATGAATGGTGCAGAATTTAAGCCCCTGAAGCTTAGATTGGGTGGCACTTTGCAAGATAAGCTCATATATGATACTGAAGATCACAAGCAGCCAtgcatttcttttaaaagaaacacCAAAGAGTTGTTTGGCTTCACTCAAGGCTGCTTACCCCTTGACAGATGGGATAAACTAAATGACTTCTTCAAGAAAGGAGGGTAATCAAAATCTCATCCCATTTTGCTGTTATGAAGTTAGATTCCTCAAAAGTTGAATGCTGAAGTTGTGTAATCTTATACAGAGCTAAGATTATCTTTGGATTAAACGCTCTCAATGGACGAAAGTTTGCATCAGATGGGTCCGCTGTAGGGGCTTGGAATTACACGAACGCTGAATCGTTCGTGCGTTATACTGTCAAAAAGAACTACACAATCCATGGTTGGGAGTTTGGTAAGAACGGCTACTTGTATTCTTGACGCTTCATAGCGTAAGCGTATTATGGTTCGGTTAACAATTCATAATCGATTTAACTAAGTACAGACAGAGAATTCAAAACTGTTCAtgtaacatatattgtccgttttggcctgttacgtattgccatcagtctcacggatttaaaacatgtttgctagggagagatttccacacccttacgaggaatactttgttctcctccccaaccaatgtgggatctcacaattcatccccctttagggtccaacgtcctcgttggcactcgttcccttctccaatagatgtgggaccccccaaatgcaccccctttgaggcatagcgtccttgttggcacaccgcctcatgtccaccccctacAGGACTCatcctcctcgctgacacatcgtccagtgtctggctctgatactatttgtaactgtccaagcccaccactaacagatattgtcctctttaagctttcccttttagactttccctcaaggtttttaaaacgtgtctgctagggagaagtttccacacccttataagaaatactttgttctcctccccaaccaatgtgggatctcacaatccatccccctttagggtccagtgtcctcgctagcactcattt from Cucurbita pepo subsp. pepo cultivar mu-cu-16 unplaced genomic scaffold, ASM280686v2 Cp4.1_scaffold000662, whole genome shotgun sequence includes:
- the LOC111785709 gene encoding heparanase-like protein 3 — translated: MNGAEFKPLKLRLGGTLQDKLIYDTEDHKQPCISFKRNTKELFGFTQGCLPLDRWDKLNDFFKKGGAKIIFGLNALNGRKFASDGSAVGAWNYTNAESFVRYTVKKNYTIHGWEFGNELCGSGVGTRISAEQYASDTIVFQKMVQSIYNGVQTKPLTIAPGGFFDENWFKEFVDKTTPTLDAVTHHIYNLGAGINH